A window from Musa acuminata AAA Group cultivar baxijiao chromosome BXJ3-10, Cavendish_Baxijiao_AAA, whole genome shotgun sequence encodes these proteins:
- the LOC103968775 gene encoding uncharacterized protein LOC103968775, producing the protein MLRLSRSAAALSATAAAAAALAALSDHAYADGPFRFPYLSSPSPTPAAPAVPTAGTRPPGEVPGAASSSSTSSGGFDPEALERGAKALREINSSPHAKQVFELMRKQEETRLAEVAAEKTQYLAIQAEGEIEKQRKLAEEQRNLVQQQAQAKAQMARYEDELARKRMQIEHEAQRRQNVELVRMQEESSVRKEQVRRATEEQIQAQLRQTEKERAEIERETIRVKAMAEAEGRAHEAKLTEEHNRKMLLEHMKGEREKWIAAINTTFSHIEGGLRMLLTDRGTLIMAVGGVTALAAGIYTTREGARVIWGYVNRILGQPSLIRESSIAKFPWSGLAPKIKKIVSSSGAALGKETSLENGSNFDKIILHPSLKKRIEQLARATENTKSHQAPFRNMLFYGPPGTGKTLVAREIARKSGLDYAMMTGGDVAPLGSEAVTKIHQIFDWAKKSRKGLLLFIDEADAFLCERNSIHMSEAQRSALNALLFRTGDQSRDTVLVLATNRPGDLDAAVTDRMDEVIEFPLPGEEERYKLLKLYLGQYILQEGDGQLWWNSLFKKQQQKIIVKDMTEDVLREGARKTAGFSGREIAKLMASVQAAVYGRPNCMLDSELFMEIVNYKVTEHHQRTKLATEAIY; encoded by the exons ATGCTCCGGTTGTCGCGCTCCGCCGCCGCCCTATCGGCGACAGCGGCGGCCGCGGCTGCTCTCGCGGCGCTTTCTGACCACGCCTACGCCGATGGCCCTTTTCGTTTCCCTTatctctcctccccctctcctacTCCTGCGGCGCCCGCCGTGCCGACCGCGGGGACCCGCCCACCGGGAGAGGTTCCAGGTGCGGCCTCTTCGTCGTCCACATCGTCCGGTGGGTTTGATCCTGAGGCGCTGGAGAGAGGGGCGAAGGCGTTGAGGGAGATCAATAGCTCCCCTCATGCGAAGCAG GTGTTTGAGCTGATGAGGAAGCAGGAGGAGACGCGGTTGGCAGAGGTGGCTGCCGAGAAGACCCAGTATCTTGCGATTCAAGCTGAGGGTGAAATT GAAAAGCAAAGAAAACTGGCTGAAGAACAGAGGAACTTAGTCCAACAACAAGCACAAGCTAAGGCACAAATGGCACGCTATGAAGATGAATTGGCAAGGAAAAGGATGCAG ATAGAACATGAAGCCCAGAGGAGGCAGAATGTCGAACTTGTAAGGATGCAAGAAGAATCCTCTGTAAGAAAGGAACAAGTAAGGCGTGCTACAGAAGAACAAATCCAGGCACAATTGCGTCAGACTGAGAAAGAGAGAGCTGAAATAGAGCGTGAAACAATAAGAGTTAAAGCCATGGCAGAGGCTGAAGGTCGGGCTCATGAAGCGAAACTCACGGAAGAGCATAACCGAAAAATGCTTTTAGAACACATGAAGGGTGAACGGGAGAAGTGGATTGCTGCAATTAATACAACCTTTAGCCACATAGAAG GTGGTTTGAGGATGTTACTGACTGATCGGGGTACACTAATTATGGCTGTCGGAGGAGTAACTGCCCTTGCTGCTGGCATCTACACTACTAG GGAAGGTGCAAGGGTTATTTGGGGTTATGTCAATAGGATATTAGGCCAGCCATCACTAATACGTGAATCGTCAATAGCCAAATTTCCATGGTCTGGACTGGCACCTAAGATCAAAAAAATTGTTTCAAGTTCTGGGGCTGCACTTGGAAAAGAGACATCATTAGAAAATGGGTCTAATTTTGACAAAATTATTCTTCATCCTTCTCTAAAGAAAAGGATTGAGCAACTTGCTAGAGCAACAGAAAATACCAAGTCACATCAAGCACCTTTTCGTAACATGCTGTTTTATGGACCTCCTGGTACCGGGAAGACCTTGGTTGCTAGAGAGATTGCTCGCAAATCG GGCCTGGATTATGCGATGATGACTGGGGGGGATGTTGCGCCACTGGGTTCAGAGGCTGTCACAAAAATCCATCAGATATTTGATTGGGCTAAAAAGTCAAGAAAAGGTTTATTGCTTTTTATCGATGAAGCTGATGCTTTTTTGTGCGA GCGGAACAGTATACATATGAGTGAAGCCCAGCGGAGTGCATTGAATGCATTGCTTTTTCGAACTGGTGACCAATCAAGGGATACAGTTCTTGTCCTGGCTACAAATAGACCTGGTGACCTAGATGCAGCTGTCACGGACCGAATGGATGAAGTAATTGAGTTTCCACTGCCTGGCGAAGAAGAACGTTACAAGTTGTTGAAGCTCTACCTAGGACAATATATATTGCAAGAAGGTGATGGCCAATTATGGTGGAATTCTCTATTCAAGAAGCAGCAGCAAAAGATAATTGTGAAGGACATGACAGAGGATGTGCTTCGTGAAGGTGCACGAAAGACTGCTGGATTTTCGGGACGAGAGATTGCAAAGCTCATGGCTAGTGTCCAAGCGGCTGTATATGGGCGCCCTAATTGCATGTTGGACTCGGAGCTCTTTATGGAAATAGTGAACTATAAGGTCACCGAGCATCATCAACGCACCAAGCTTGCTACAGAAGCCATATATTGA
- the LOC135651336 gene encoding zinc-finger homeodomain protein 6-like, with product MEFRRQEQEEVYNPTPLQQSAFSRPLPSSSTSLLYVRGGGREGAGDARNGLGSLIQKPTPISAAPAVSGALGGGGGGNRTHSTAAAAAIAATESDTALRYRECLRNHAASLGGHILDGCCEFMPRSDDALRCAACGCHRSFHRKDNETDCALCDLQNGTHGRVPLLLPPPHLPPPPLPHHHALKPSGLLLHAGNSAGASVGAATESSSEELMAGAPPQQFIASKKRFRTKFTAEQKESMLAFAETVGWRMQKQDDAAVQQFCRDVGVSRQVLKVWMHNNKNSSRKQQQQQQPPPQQEEEEDEEEQPQHEMPED from the coding sequence ATGGAATTTAGGAGACAGGAGCAGGAGGAGGTCTACAACCCTACTCCTCTCCAGCAATCAGCCTTCAGCAGGCCTCtaccctcctcctccacctcactCCTCTACGTAAGAGGAGGGGGAAGAGAAGGAGCAGGTGACGCTAGGAACGGGTTGGGGTCTCTTATCCAGAAGCCCACTCCCATCTCCGCAGCTCCTGCCGTGTCAGGTGCAttgggtggcggtggtggtggaaaTCGGACTCATtctaccgccgccgccgccgccattgcTGCCACTGAGTCTGACACGGCACTGCGGTACCGGGAGTGCCTCCGGAATCATGCCGCCAGCCTCGGTGGCCACATCCTCGACGGCTGCTGCGAGTTCATGCCACGCAGCGACGACGCGCTCAGGTGCGCCGCTTGCGGCTGCCACCGGAGCTTCCACCGCAAAGACAACGAGACGGACTGTGCGCTCTGCGACCTTCAGAACGGCACCCATGGCAGAGTCCCTCTCTTGCTTCCTCCGCCCCACCTCCCTCCACCTCCACTTCCTCACCATCACGCTCTGAAGCCATCCGGCCTTCTGCTGCACGCCGGGAACAGCGCCGGTGCAAGCGTAGGGGCGGCGACGGAGTCATCAAGCGAGGAGCTGATGGCGGGGGCGCCGCCGCAGCAGTTCATTGCGTCCAAGAAGAGGTTTCGGACTAAATTCACGGCAGAACAGAAGGAAAGCATGTTGGCCTTCGCCGAGACGGTGGGGTGGAGGATGCAGAAGCAGGACGATGCCGCGGTGCAGCAATTCTGCAGAGACGTTGGCGTCAGCAGGCAAGTGCTCAAGGTGTGGATGCACAACAACAAGAACTCCTcgaggaagcagcagcagcagcagcagccgccgccgcagcaggaggaggaggaggacgaggaggagcagCCGCAGCATGAAATGCCGGAAGACTGA
- the LOC103968773 gene encoding iron-sulfur cluster assembly protein 1, whose product MLRAAGRRFLRLGSEHRAPTAAVAARAYHERVVDHYDNPRNVGSFDKNDPTVGTGLVGAPACGDVMKLQIKVDDATGKIVDACFKTFGCGSAIASSSVATEWVKGKHMEEVLSIKNTEIAKHLSLPPVKLHCSMLAEDAIKAAVKDYEAKKAKLEAGNAETTQTEKVDGA is encoded by the exons ATGTTGAGGGCCGCGGGGAGGCGATTTCTAAGGTTAGGGTCGGAGCACCGGGCTCCGACGGCGGCGGTGGCCGCGCGGGCGTATCACGAGAGGGTGGTGGACCACTACGACAATCCCCGGAACGTCGGCTCCTTCGACAAGAACGATCCGACGGTGGGAACGGGCCTGGTCGGCGCGCCCGCGTGTGGCGATGTGATGAAGCTCCAGATAAAGGTCGACGATGCCACCGGGAAAATCGTCGACGCCTGCTTCAAGACCTTCGGCTGTGGCTCCGCCATCGCCTCCTCCTCCGTCG CTACTGAATGGGTGAAGGGAAAACACATGGAGGAAGTGTTATCCATTAAAAACAC AGAAATTGCCAAACACCTTTCTCTTCCCCCAGTGAAGCTCCACTGCAGCATGCTTGCAGAGGATGCAATCAAAGCTGCTGTGAAGGACTACGAAGCAAAGAAAGCCAAGCTGGAAGCCGGAAACGCTGAGACCACACAGACGGAGAAGGTTGATGGTGCTTGA